A genomic window from Equus asinus isolate D_3611 breed Donkey chromosome 25, EquAss-T2T_v2, whole genome shotgun sequence includes:
- the PM20D1 gene encoding N-fatty-acyl-amino acid synthase/hydrolase PM20D1 isoform X1, giving the protein MARGYVCVLALAAVLLLGIAAVSRSKGLRGKEPQRASRVPSEFSQGERVAMKEGLKGAIQIPTVSFSPNEFNTTALAEFGEYIHEVFPTVFKTSFIQHEVVGEYSHLFTVQGSDPNLQPYMLLAHIDVVPAPDEGWEVPPFSGLERDGFIYGRGTLDNKNSVMAILQALELLLIRSYVPRRSFFIALGHDEEVSGANGAQKISALLQARGIQLAFIVDEGSFILDGLVPNLKKPFAMVAVSEKGMLNLELQVNMTPGHSSAPPEETSIGILAAAVSRLEQTPMPNMFGGGPLKMALQQLANEFPFPINIVLSNLWLFRPLVSRLMERNKITSALVRTTTAVTMFKAGIKVNVIPSVAQATVNFRIHPAQTVQQVLELIKNIVADDRVQFHVLNAVDPLPNSPSDSQAFGYQLLHQTIQSVFPEVHIVVPGICIGNTDSRHYTNLTTGIYRFNPVYLQPQGSYGPQNGGEPRFAQSRDTVEANWPTFLVAVLPLPRICGNRPLFFRDGDNQMIAENLGELAPLGASLSSSSLSESAYPLDLISA; this is encoded by the exons ATGGCTCGGGGGTACGTCTGCGTGCTGGCCCTGGCGGCCGTGCTGCTGCTAGGTATCGCCGCCGTCTCCAGATCGAAGGGCCTGCGGGGCAAGGAGCCTCAGAGGGCGTCGCGAGTCCCTTCTGAGTTCAGCCAAGGGGAGCGCGTCGCGATGAAGGAAGGACTGAAAG GTGCTATCCAGATTCCAACAGTGTCTTTCAGCCCCAACGAGTTCAACACGACAGCCCTGGCTGAGTTTGGAGAATACATCCATGAAG TCTTTCCTACAGTTTTCAAAACCAGCTTTATCCAGCATGAAGTCGTGGGAGAGTACAGCCACCTGTTCACTGTCCAAGGCTCGGACCCCAACTTGCAGCCCTACATGCTGCTGGCTCACATTGACGTGGTGCCTGCCCCTGATGAAGGCTGGGAGGTGCCCCCGTTCTCTGGGTTGGAGCGTGATGGCTTCATCTATGGTCGAGGCACACTGGACAACAAGAACTCTGTCATG GCAATTCTGCAGGCCTTGGAGCTCCTGCTGATCAGAAGCTACGTCCCCCGAAGGTCCTTCTTCATTGCTCTGGGCCATGATGAAGAG GTGTCAGGGGCGAATGGAGCTCAGAAGATCTCAGCCCTGCTACAGGCGAGGGGCATCCAGCTGGCCTTCATCGTGGACGAGGGTAGCTTCATCCTAGATGGTCTCGTTCCCAACCTCAAGAAGCCCTTTGCCAT GGTTGCCGTCTCAGAGAAGGGTATGCTTAACCTCGAGCTGCAAGTGAACATGACTCCAGGCCACTCTTCAGCTCCTCCAGAGGAGACAAGCATTGGCATCCTCGCAGCTGCTGTCAGCCG ACTGGAGCAGACGCCAATGCCAAACATGTTTGGAGGCGGGCCATTGAAGATGGCATTGCAGCAGCTGGCAAATGAG TTTCCCTTCCCTATCAATATAGTCCTGAGCAACCTGTGGTTATTTCGGCCCCTTGTAAGCAG GTTAATGGAGAGGAATAAGATAACCAGCGCACTGGTCAGGACCACCACAGCAGTCACCATGTTCAAGGCAGGGATCAAG GTGAACGTCATCCCCTCGGTGGCCCAGGCTACAGTCAACTTCCGGATTCACCCTGCACAGACAGTCCAGCAG GTCCTAGAACTCATCAAGAACATTGTGGCTGATGACAGGGTCCAGTTCCACGTGCTGAATGCCGTTGACCCCCTGCCCAACAGCCCCTCTGACTCTCAGGCTTTCGGCTACCAGCTGCTCCACCAGACCATCCAGTCCGTCTTCCCGGAGGTCCACATTGTTGTCCCAG GTATTTGCATTGGCAACACAGACAGCAGACACTATACGAACCTTACCACTGGCATCTACCGGTTCAACCCCGTCTACCTGCAGCCTCAGGGCTCCTATGG TCCACAGAATGGAGGAGAGCCAAGGTTTGCACAAAGTAGAGACACAGTAGAAGCCAACTGGCCAACTTTCCTCGTTGCAGTCTTGCCACTCCCCAGAATTTGTGGGAATCGGCCACTATTTTTCAGAGATGGAGATAATCAGATGATTGCAGAGAACCTGGGGGAATTAGCACCCTTGGGTGCCAGTCTCAGCTCTTCCTCCCTTTCGGAGAGTGCTTACCCTCTGGACCTCATTTCTGCCTAA
- the PM20D1 gene encoding N-fatty-acyl-amino acid synthase/hydrolase PM20D1 isoform X2 codes for MARGYVCVLALAAVLLLGIAAVSRSKGLRGKEPQRASRVPSEFSQGERVAMKEGLKGAIQIPTVSFSPNEFNTTALAEFGEYIHEVFPTVFKTSFIQHEVVGEYSHLFTVQGSDPNLQPYMLLAHIDVVPAPDEGWEVPPFSGLERDGFIYGRGTLDNKNSVMAILQALELLLIRSYVPRRSFFIALGHDEEVSGANGAQKISALLQARGIQLAFIVDEGSFILDGLVPNLKKPFAMVAVSEKGMLNLELQVNMTPGHSSAPPEETSIGILAAAVSRLEQTPMPNMFGGGPLKMALQQLANEFPFPINIVLSNLWLFRPLVSRLMERNKITSALVRTTTAVTMFKAGIKVNVIPSVAQATVNFRIHPAQTVQQVLELIKNIVADDRVQFHVLNAVDPLPNSPSDSQAFGYQLLHQTIQSVFPEVHIVVPGICIGNTDSRHYTNLTTGIYRFNPVYLQPQGSYGIHGRNEKISVQAYETQVKFIFEFIQNADRDWVLVPHQHEL; via the exons ATGGCTCGGGGGTACGTCTGCGTGCTGGCCCTGGCGGCCGTGCTGCTGCTAGGTATCGCCGCCGTCTCCAGATCGAAGGGCCTGCGGGGCAAGGAGCCTCAGAGGGCGTCGCGAGTCCCTTCTGAGTTCAGCCAAGGGGAGCGCGTCGCGATGAAGGAAGGACTGAAAG GTGCTATCCAGATTCCAACAGTGTCTTTCAGCCCCAACGAGTTCAACACGACAGCCCTGGCTGAGTTTGGAGAATACATCCATGAAG TCTTTCCTACAGTTTTCAAAACCAGCTTTATCCAGCATGAAGTCGTGGGAGAGTACAGCCACCTGTTCACTGTCCAAGGCTCGGACCCCAACTTGCAGCCCTACATGCTGCTGGCTCACATTGACGTGGTGCCTGCCCCTGATGAAGGCTGGGAGGTGCCCCCGTTCTCTGGGTTGGAGCGTGATGGCTTCATCTATGGTCGAGGCACACTGGACAACAAGAACTCTGTCATG GCAATTCTGCAGGCCTTGGAGCTCCTGCTGATCAGAAGCTACGTCCCCCGAAGGTCCTTCTTCATTGCTCTGGGCCATGATGAAGAG GTGTCAGGGGCGAATGGAGCTCAGAAGATCTCAGCCCTGCTACAGGCGAGGGGCATCCAGCTGGCCTTCATCGTGGACGAGGGTAGCTTCATCCTAGATGGTCTCGTTCCCAACCTCAAGAAGCCCTTTGCCAT GGTTGCCGTCTCAGAGAAGGGTATGCTTAACCTCGAGCTGCAAGTGAACATGACTCCAGGCCACTCTTCAGCTCCTCCAGAGGAGACAAGCATTGGCATCCTCGCAGCTGCTGTCAGCCG ACTGGAGCAGACGCCAATGCCAAACATGTTTGGAGGCGGGCCATTGAAGATGGCATTGCAGCAGCTGGCAAATGAG TTTCCCTTCCCTATCAATATAGTCCTGAGCAACCTGTGGTTATTTCGGCCCCTTGTAAGCAG GTTAATGGAGAGGAATAAGATAACCAGCGCACTGGTCAGGACCACCACAGCAGTCACCATGTTCAAGGCAGGGATCAAG GTGAACGTCATCCCCTCGGTGGCCCAGGCTACAGTCAACTTCCGGATTCACCCTGCACAGACAGTCCAGCAG GTCCTAGAACTCATCAAGAACATTGTGGCTGATGACAGGGTCCAGTTCCACGTGCTGAATGCCGTTGACCCCCTGCCCAACAGCCCCTCTGACTCTCAGGCTTTCGGCTACCAGCTGCTCCACCAGACCATCCAGTCCGTCTTCCCGGAGGTCCACATTGTTGTCCCAG GTATTTGCATTGGCAACACAGACAGCAGACACTATACGAACCTTACCACTGGCATCTACCGGTTCAACCCCGTCTACCTGCAGCCTCAGGGCTCCTATGG CATCCACGGACGCAATGAGAAAATCTCAGTCCAAGCCTATGAGACCCAGGTGAAGTTCATCTTTGAGTTTATCCAGAATGCTGACAGAGACTGGGTGCTGGTTCCTCACCAGCACGAACTGTAG
- the PM20D1 gene encoding N-fatty-acyl-amino acid synthase/hydrolase PM20D1 isoform X3, whose amino-acid sequence MARGYVCVLALAAVLLLGIAAVSRSKGLRGKEPQRASRVPSEFSQGERVAMKEGLKGAIQIPTVSFSPNEFNTTALAEFGEYIHEVFPTVFKTSFIQHEVVGEYSHLFTVQGSDPNLQPYMLLAHIDVVPAPDEGWEVPPFSGLERDGFIYGRGTLDNKNSVMAILQALELLLIRSYVPRRSFFIALGHDEEVSGANGAQKISALLQARGIQLAFIVDEGSFILDGLVPNLKKPFAMVAVSEKGMLNLELQVNMTPGHSSAPPEETSIGILAAAVSRLEQTPMPNMFGGGPLKMALQQLANEFPFPINIVLSNLWLFRPLVSRLMERNKITSALVRTTTAVTMFKAGIKVNVIPSVAQATVNFRIHPAQTVQQVLELIKNIVADDRVQFHVLNAVDPLPNSPSDSQAFGYQLLHQTIQSVFPEVHIVVPGICIGNTDSRHYTNLTTGIYRFNPVYLQPQGSYGKIQLKHLHV is encoded by the exons ATGGCTCGGGGGTACGTCTGCGTGCTGGCCCTGGCGGCCGTGCTGCTGCTAGGTATCGCCGCCGTCTCCAGATCGAAGGGCCTGCGGGGCAAGGAGCCTCAGAGGGCGTCGCGAGTCCCTTCTGAGTTCAGCCAAGGGGAGCGCGTCGCGATGAAGGAAGGACTGAAAG GTGCTATCCAGATTCCAACAGTGTCTTTCAGCCCCAACGAGTTCAACACGACAGCCCTGGCTGAGTTTGGAGAATACATCCATGAAG TCTTTCCTACAGTTTTCAAAACCAGCTTTATCCAGCATGAAGTCGTGGGAGAGTACAGCCACCTGTTCACTGTCCAAGGCTCGGACCCCAACTTGCAGCCCTACATGCTGCTGGCTCACATTGACGTGGTGCCTGCCCCTGATGAAGGCTGGGAGGTGCCCCCGTTCTCTGGGTTGGAGCGTGATGGCTTCATCTATGGTCGAGGCACACTGGACAACAAGAACTCTGTCATG GCAATTCTGCAGGCCTTGGAGCTCCTGCTGATCAGAAGCTACGTCCCCCGAAGGTCCTTCTTCATTGCTCTGGGCCATGATGAAGAG GTGTCAGGGGCGAATGGAGCTCAGAAGATCTCAGCCCTGCTACAGGCGAGGGGCATCCAGCTGGCCTTCATCGTGGACGAGGGTAGCTTCATCCTAGATGGTCTCGTTCCCAACCTCAAGAAGCCCTTTGCCAT GGTTGCCGTCTCAGAGAAGGGTATGCTTAACCTCGAGCTGCAAGTGAACATGACTCCAGGCCACTCTTCAGCTCCTCCAGAGGAGACAAGCATTGGCATCCTCGCAGCTGCTGTCAGCCG ACTGGAGCAGACGCCAATGCCAAACATGTTTGGAGGCGGGCCATTGAAGATGGCATTGCAGCAGCTGGCAAATGAG TTTCCCTTCCCTATCAATATAGTCCTGAGCAACCTGTGGTTATTTCGGCCCCTTGTAAGCAG GTTAATGGAGAGGAATAAGATAACCAGCGCACTGGTCAGGACCACCACAGCAGTCACCATGTTCAAGGCAGGGATCAAG GTGAACGTCATCCCCTCGGTGGCCCAGGCTACAGTCAACTTCCGGATTCACCCTGCACAGACAGTCCAGCAG GTCCTAGAACTCATCAAGAACATTGTGGCTGATGACAGGGTCCAGTTCCACGTGCTGAATGCCGTTGACCCCCTGCCCAACAGCCCCTCTGACTCTCAGGCTTTCGGCTACCAGCTGCTCCACCAGACCATCCAGTCCGTCTTCCCGGAGGTCCACATTGTTGTCCCAG GTATTTGCATTGGCAACACAGACAGCAGACACTATACGAACCTTACCACTGGCATCTACCGGTTCAACCCCGTCTACCTGCAGCCTCAGGGCTCCTATGG